In Candidatus Hydrogenedentota bacterium, the following are encoded in one genomic region:
- a CDS encoding DUF1559 domain-containing protein, whose product MKKNASLGFTLIELLVVIAIIGILAAILLPALARAREAARRAACANNLKQMGLSLHMFASENRGMYPPRQIVTITGALSPEMMFNGPLMIPEYISDYNVIWCPSWGANDGPISRYDGGKGNGDGVLEPEEIGQEPYHYTGWLLLEDVNIIGPLVGTLGTGPNGRHEEDAYLGTPWGELALANVATNGDASHRDFTVSSTYAGTQAGGGNTIYRLRDGIERFLITDINNPGASARASSSTPLMWDHASTKTIDFSHVPGGGNVLYLDGHVEFLKYPNTRFPFTPDSARILGRYGKPFDGF is encoded by the coding sequence GTGAAAAAGAACGCCTCTCTTGGATTTACACTTATCGAACTGCTCGTGGTGATTGCGATCATCGGCATTCTCGCCGCCATCCTCTTGCCCGCGCTCGCCCGGGCGCGGGAGGCGGCGCGCCGCGCGGCGTGCGCAAACAATCTCAAGCAGATGGGGCTTTCGCTCCACATGTTCGCCTCGGAGAACCGCGGGATGTATCCGCCGCGCCAGATCGTCACGATCACCGGCGCGCTGAGCCCCGAGATGATGTTCAACGGGCCCCTCATGATTCCGGAGTACATCAGCGACTACAACGTCATCTGGTGCCCGTCCTGGGGCGCGAACGATGGCCCGATTTCGCGCTACGACGGCGGCAAGGGGAACGGAGATGGTGTCCTCGAGCCCGAGGAGATTGGCCAGGAACCCTACCACTACACCGGCTGGCTCCTGCTGGAGGATGTAAACATCATCGGGCCGCTGGTCGGCACGCTGGGGACCGGCCCGAACGGACGCCACGAGGAGGACGCCTACCTCGGCACGCCCTGGGGGGAACTGGCCCTGGCGAATGTGGCCACGAACGGAGACGCCAGCCACCGCGATTTCACCGTCTCCTCCACCTACGCCGGGACACAGGCCGGCGGCGGGAATACGATCTACCGGCTTCGGGATGGCATCGAGCGCTTCCTGATCACGGACATCAATAACCCGGGCGCCAGCGCGCGCGCCAGCAGCAGCACGCCGCTGATGTGGGACCACGCGAGCACGAAAACGATCGACTTTTCCCACGTGCCCGGCGGCGGCAACGTGTTATACCTCGACGGGCACGTGGAATTCTTGAAGTACCCGAACACGCGCTTTCCTTTCACCCCCGACAGCGCACGCATTCTCGGGCGGTACGGCAAGCCATTCGACGGGTTCTGA
- a CDS encoding enoyl-CoA hydratase, which translates to MSEPILKSLADRVLTLRLNRPEKKNALTVAMYQDLADALRDAANDHAVRAVLIRGTDGCFTAGNDLFDFMQHPPTGEDAPVGHFLDAIATFPKPLVAMVDGIAIGIGTTLLLHCDLVYASDAARFRLPFVNLGLCPEAGSSLLMPRLAGTARASELLLLGREFGAEEAREIGLVNAVRPADALEDLVQERLQALAAQPPAAVRASKALIRAQDRDAIAQVMRAEFAEFMARLMSPEAAEAFQAFAEKRAPDFSTFE; encoded by the coding sequence ATGAGCGAACCCATTCTGAAGTCCCTGGCCGATCGCGTTCTCACCCTGCGGTTGAACCGGCCGGAAAAGAAGAACGCCCTGACCGTGGCGATGTACCAGGACCTCGCGGACGCCCTCCGCGACGCCGCGAATGACCATGCGGTGCGCGCCGTCCTTATTCGCGGGACCGACGGCTGCTTCACCGCCGGCAACGATCTATTCGATTTCATGCAGCATCCCCCGACCGGGGAAGACGCCCCCGTGGGCCACTTCCTCGACGCTATCGCGACCTTTCCCAAGCCCCTCGTGGCCATGGTGGACGGCATCGCCATCGGCATCGGCACAACCCTGCTCCTGCATTGCGACCTGGTCTACGCCAGCGATGCCGCGCGCTTCCGTCTGCCCTTCGTCAACCTGGGCCTCTGCCCGGAAGCCGGTTCCAGCCTGCTGATGCCCCGCCTCGCCGGGACCGCCCGCGCCTCCGAGCTGCTCCTGCTCGGACGTGAATTCGGCGCGGAAGAAGCCCGGGAAATCGGCCTCGTGAATGCCGTCCGCCCGGCTGACGCGCTGGAAGATCTCGTTCAAGAGCGCCTCCAGGCGCTTGCGGCCCAGCCCCCCGCCGCCGTCCGCGCAAGCAAGGCCCTGATCCGCGCGCAGGACCGCGACGCCATCGCCCAGGTCATGCGCGCCGAATTCGCCGAGTTTATGGCGCGCCTCATGTCCCCGGAGGCCGCCGAAGCCTTCCAGGCCTTCGCCGAAAAGCGCGCGCCCGATTTCTCGACGTTCGAATGA
- a CDS encoding SGNH/GDSL hydrolase family protein — protein sequence MRSITIVLAALFLAASHAQAAPETQNLEVLDPNFAAVDPGADIQWFDALKIGLEGQGWSENAHPYDRLPSKAEGVAPDAVWRLSHHSAGLAVRFVSDSPEISARWTVRFDNLAMPHMPATGVSGLDLYAKDGDHWRWVAQGRPSQPAGNQARLVNGAPEGLHEYMLYLPLYNGTESLEIGVKPGSTLARGPRRKHEFPIVFYGTSITHGGCASRPGMAYPAIVGQMLDRETINLGFSGNGKMEPEMGELIAELEASAFVLDCLPNMTPEMVAERVAPVVKTLREAHPGTPIILVENIIYQSSWFYGKGGHEEKNARLREVYAQLQQDGVTRLHYVPCDNLLGDDGLGTVDGTHPTDLGFLRQAQVLAPVIQAALQE from the coding sequence ATGCGCAGCATCACCATCGTTCTCGCAGCCCTGTTTCTCGCCGCGTCCCACGCGCAGGCCGCCCCCGAAACCCAGAACCTCGAAGTGCTCGACCCCAACTTCGCCGCCGTCGATCCCGGTGCCGACATCCAGTGGTTCGACGCGCTCAAAATCGGGCTCGAAGGCCAGGGCTGGTCCGAAAACGCCCACCCCTACGACCGCCTTCCGTCGAAGGCGGAAGGGGTCGCCCCCGACGCCGTCTGGCGTTTGTCCCACCATTCCGCCGGACTCGCCGTACGTTTCGTCAGCGATTCCCCCGAAATCTCCGCCCGCTGGACCGTGCGATTCGACAATCTGGCAATGCCACACATGCCCGCCACCGGCGTGAGTGGCCTCGATCTCTACGCGAAGGACGGCGATCACTGGCGCTGGGTCGCCCAGGGACGCCCGAGCCAGCCCGCCGGCAACCAGGCGCGCCTCGTGAACGGCGCGCCCGAGGGCCTGCACGAATATATGCTCTACCTTCCGCTCTACAACGGCACGGAATCCCTGGAAATCGGCGTAAAACCGGGCTCGACCCTGGCGCGCGGCCCCCGGCGCAAGCACGAATTCCCGATCGTGTTCTACGGCACTTCCATCACCCACGGCGGCTGCGCTTCCCGCCCGGGCATGGCCTACCCCGCCATCGTCGGCCAGATGCTCGACCGCGAAACCATCAACCTCGGCTTCTCGGGAAATGGCAAGATGGAGCCGGAGATGGGCGAACTCATCGCCGAGTTGGAAGCCAGCGCCTTTGTGCTCGATTGCCTCCCCAACATGACCCCCGAGATGGTGGCCGAGCGCGTCGCTCCCGTCGTGAAAACCCTGCGCGAAGCGCACCCCGGCACGCCAATCATCCTCGTGGAAAACATCATCTACCAGAGTAGCTGGTTCTACGGCAAGGGCGGGCACGAGGAAAAGAATGCCCGCCTCCGGGAAGTCTACGCCCAGCTCCAGCAGGACGGCGTGACGCGCCTCCACTATGTCCCGTGCGACAATCTGCTCGGGGACGATGGCCTCGGCACCGTGGACGGCACCCACCCCACGGACCTCGGCTTCTTGCGCCAGGCCCAGGTCCTGGCGCCCGTTATCCAGGCGGCCCTGCAAGAATAA
- a CDS encoding dienelactone hydrolase family protein, whose translation MRQLQLILAAFLALLSPTLARADAPDPEKPGPYPVGVTSIPLADESRMDSALNAPRPLMAEIWYPAADSARGAEPTKFTDFYMNGENEQMNLILSMAFKFDIATMDERFKTIAVRDAEIAEGTFPLIIFSHGNGGMRAQSTFWCDHLASHGYIVAAVDHTRNACATPYGTGVIPFDRQGRGQAAIDRPKDVSFLIDAMAEMNGDAESRFHGRVDLEKIGVGGHSFGGFTAMGAQHHDARIKAIVPKAAVVPEYTQASSVPLLMFIATEDATINAQGNAAARYYFEQTEAPKYLVEMPDAGHYSFSDMYQINPAWGDGVGEGERITNGEPITYLGMERVHRLTNGYTTAFFGKHLKDEARYAEYLNENRDPEAMIHAVGNVAEGAE comes from the coding sequence ATGCGACAGTTACAACTCATTCTGGCGGCATTCCTGGCCCTCCTCTCCCCCACGCTGGCGCGGGCGGACGCGCCCGACCCGGAGAAGCCGGGGCCCTATCCTGTGGGCGTAACGTCGATCCCCCTGGCCGATGAATCCCGTATGGATTCCGCCCTGAACGCGCCGCGCCCGCTGATGGCGGAGATCTGGTATCCCGCGGCGGATTCCGCGCGCGGCGCCGAGCCGACGAAGTTTACCGATTTCTACATGAACGGTGAGAACGAGCAGATGAACCTGATCCTCTCGATGGCGTTCAAGTTCGACATTGCCACGATGGACGAGCGCTTTAAGACGATTGCGGTTCGGGACGCGGAGATCGCGGAAGGGACGTTTCCACTGATTATCTTCTCCCACGGCAATGGCGGAATGCGGGCGCAGAGCACGTTCTGGTGCGACCACCTGGCGAGCCACGGGTATATTGTGGCGGCGGTGGACCACACGCGGAACGCGTGCGCGACGCCCTACGGGACGGGAGTCATTCCGTTTGATCGGCAGGGCCGCGGCCAGGCCGCGATCGACCGCCCGAAGGACGTGAGCTTTCTGATCGATGCGATGGCGGAAATGAACGGCGATGCCGAGTCCCGGTTTCACGGCCGCGTGGACCTCGAGAAGATCGGCGTGGGCGGCCATTCGTTTGGCGGCTTCACCGCGATGGGTGCGCAGCACCACGACGCGCGGATTAAGGCCATAGTGCCGAAGGCGGCAGTCGTTCCGGAATACACGCAAGCGAGCAGCGTGCCGCTGTTGATGTTTATCGCGACGGAGGACGCGACGATCAACGCGCAGGGGAATGCCGCCGCGCGGTATTACTTCGAGCAGACCGAAGCGCCGAAGTATCTGGTGGAAATGCCGGACGCGGGACATTACAGCTTTTCGGACATGTACCAGATTAACCCGGCGTGGGGCGATGGCGTGGGCGAGGGGGAGCGCATTACGAACGGGGAGCCGATTACGTATCTGGGTATGGAGCGGGTTCACCGGCTGACCAACGGTTACACCACGGCGTTTTTCGGGAAGCACCTGAAGGATGAAGCGCGCTACGCGGAATACCTGAATGAGAACCGGGATCCGGAGGCGATGATCCATGCCGTGGGGAATGTGGCGGAGGGCGCGGAGTGA
- the ptsP gene encoding phosphoenolpyruvate--protein phosphotransferase: protein MVDSGSAKETHLSGLAVSEGVVYARAVVLHPISHQAVPWYRIEPEQAPAEQERAAWAMGQAAGQIDGLAVEVSSRIGKAQANIFLAQKMMVEDETLHAEIRQVIESELLNAEAAIAKCLDKYEKLLQAVDNSYMSERAADIGEIRRRLLDIMAGKEVPGRSEDTRALFPGFHIIVSADLTPSDTVNLNTDKTLGFITEHGGPASHAAILARAMGIPSVSGIERVHERINTGDYVLLDGDAGDVIIHPRPDTLALYPTARRQAMRAARRVPPVEGFTVLANIGRSSELPLLEESGAEGVGLYRTEFEFLAMSCLLGEDAQYERYASVVRSQAGKPVYMRLLDLGGDKGAPCLSLDPEENPCLGFRGARLLLGRPDLLQPHVRALARASRHGAIHLTYPMIVDADQFLVLRERIRQFIADIPDTQLLHGVMFEVPSACLLADELMAISDFGSIGTNDLIQYLFAIDRNNERVAGDYNPDKPVFWKLLRQIAEAAARHGRPLSVCGEIGGQPACIPKLIDLGLRCVSVSPRQIGLARVAARQYLESLAAR from the coding sequence ATGGTCGATTCGGGTTCGGCGAAGGAAACGCATCTCTCGGGCCTGGCGGTGAGCGAGGGGGTGGTGTACGCCCGGGCGGTCGTATTGCACCCGATTTCCCATCAGGCGGTACCGTGGTACCGTATTGAACCCGAGCAGGCGCCCGCGGAGCAGGAGCGCGCGGCCTGGGCGATGGGGCAGGCGGCGGGCCAGATAGACGGCCTGGCGGTGGAGGTTTCCTCGCGTATCGGCAAGGCGCAGGCGAATATCTTCCTGGCGCAGAAGATGATGGTGGAGGACGAGACGCTTCACGCGGAGATCCGCCAGGTGATTGAGTCCGAGCTGCTTAACGCGGAGGCGGCGATCGCCAAGTGCCTGGACAAATACGAGAAACTGTTGCAGGCGGTGGACAATTCGTATATGAGCGAGCGTGCGGCGGATATTGGCGAGATCCGGCGCCGCCTGCTGGACATCATGGCGGGCAAGGAGGTTCCGGGCCGGTCGGAAGATACGCGGGCGCTTTTTCCGGGTTTTCACATCATTGTCTCCGCGGACCTGACGCCGAGCGACACCGTGAATCTGAACACCGACAAGACACTCGGCTTCATCACGGAACATGGCGGGCCGGCGTCGCACGCGGCGATTCTGGCGCGCGCGATGGGGATTCCGTCGGTCAGCGGGATCGAGCGGGTGCACGAACGCATCAATACGGGCGATTACGTGCTGCTCGATGGGGACGCGGGGGATGTGATCATCCACCCCAGGCCGGATACGCTTGCGCTGTATCCGACGGCGCGCCGCCAGGCGATGCGTGCGGCGCGGCGCGTGCCGCCTGTGGAGGGCTTCACGGTCCTGGCGAATATCGGGCGCTCCTCGGAGCTACCGCTGCTCGAGGAATCGGGGGCCGAGGGCGTGGGGCTTTACCGTACCGAGTTTGAATTCCTTGCGATGAGCTGCCTGCTGGGCGAGGACGCGCAGTATGAACGGTATGCGTCGGTGGTTCGATCCCAGGCCGGCAAACCGGTGTACATGCGGCTGCTGGATCTTGGCGGAGACAAGGGGGCGCCCTGCCTCAGCCTGGATCCGGAGGAAAACCCGTGTCTCGGCTTTCGGGGCGCGCGGCTGCTGCTGGGCCGGCCCGATTTGTTGCAACCGCACGTTCGCGCGCTTGCCCGGGCGTCGCGCCATGGGGCTATCCACCTGACTTATCCCATGATCGTGGACGCGGACCAGTTCCTCGTGCTCCGGGAGCGCATCCGGCAGTTCATTGCGGACATTCCGGATACGCAACTGCTGCACGGGGTGATGTTCGAGGTGCCCTCGGCCTGCCTGCTGGCGGACGAGCTGATGGCGATTTCGGATTTCGGGTCGATCGGCACGAACGACCTGATCCAGTATTTGTTCGCGATCGACCGGAACAACGAGCGGGTGGCCGGGGATTACAATCCGGACAAGCCGGTATTCTGGAAACTCCTGCGCCAGATCGCCGAAGCGGCGGCGCGGCACGGCAGGCCGCTGTCGGTGTGCGGGGAGATCGGCGGGCAACCAGCGTGCATTCCGAAGCTCATCGATCTGGGCCTGCGGTGTGTATCGGTCAGCCCGCGGCAAATCGGCCTGGCGCGGGTGGCGGCGCGGCAGTATCTCGAATCGCTGGCCGCGCGTTAG
- a CDS encoding prolyl oligopeptidase family serine peptidase, with amino-acid sequence MILHLLPLLLATQGAGEIAFEQVDFTSTHDQTVQSTRFYASPEAGPQPLLVVLHWWSAGMDTYNPDEWVVAARAHGWHVAAPHFRGPNKSPEACASPAARQDVLDATSAIQARAEVDDERIYLAGLSGGGHMSMVMAAYHPEAFSAVSAWAGISDLAAWHAETKAAGHHYWQDVEACVGGAPGGSPEVDAELRARSPLPHLGNAVTVPLDLATGILDGHTGSVPVRHTIDAFNAVARALGAPEVSQSRINMLSQGWAAPADRVADPDYRRDVLFRAEAGLARVTIFQGGHEGLPDAACAWLGQHRRARE; translated from the coding sequence ATGATTCTGCATTTGCTGCCACTGCTGCTGGCTACCCAGGGCGCGGGCGAGATTGCATTTGAACAGGTGGACTTCACGAGCACCCACGACCAGACGGTGCAATCGACGCGCTTTTACGCGTCGCCGGAAGCCGGGCCGCAGCCGCTTCTGGTGGTGCTGCATTGGTGGAGCGCGGGGATGGACACCTACAATCCGGATGAGTGGGTGGTGGCCGCGCGGGCGCATGGCTGGCATGTCGCGGCGCCGCATTTCCGCGGGCCCAACAAATCGCCCGAGGCGTGCGCGTCACCCGCGGCGCGGCAGGACGTCCTGGACGCGACGTCCGCGATTCAGGCCCGGGCCGAGGTGGACGACGAGCGAATCTACCTTGCGGGGCTGTCGGGCGGGGGGCACATGAGCATGGTCATGGCGGCGTACCACCCGGAGGCGTTCAGCGCGGTGTCGGCGTGGGCGGGCATCAGCGATCTTGCGGCGTGGCACGCGGAAACGAAGGCGGCGGGCCACCATTACTGGCAGGATGTGGAAGCCTGCGTGGGCGGCGCGCCGGGGGGCAGCCCCGAGGTGGACGCGGAACTTCGGGCGCGGTCGCCCCTCCCCCACCTCGGCAACGCGGTCACGGTACCGCTGGACCTGGCGACGGGGATTCTCGATGGGCACACGGGTTCGGTGCCGGTGCGGCACACGATCGACGCGTTCAACGCGGTTGCTCGGGCGCTCGGCGCGCCGGAAGTCTCGCAGTCGCGCATCAACATGCTTTCGCAGGGCTGGGCGGCGCCGGCGGATCGGGTGGCGGATCCCGATTACCGCCGCGACGTACTGTTTCGTGCGGAGGCGGGCTTGGCGCGGGTTACGATTTTTCAGGGCGGCCACGAGGGCCTGCCGGATGCGGCGTGCGCCTGGCTCGGGCAGCACCGCCGCGCGCGGGAGTAA
- the pepN gene encoding aminopeptidase N, with protein sequence MRPFRFTPLLAGLLILTALNAAALAREDRDDLSQAFAAFRRAQVAEATYEIHFTFREKSKTFDGRTTIHVTLNRTDAPLSIDLRAESLDAVYVDGSRIPDIVRRNGSFDIPSRHLREGPMAISVAYTAAYSNSRDGLCHFTDPLDGREYFYTNLEPYAAHYVFPCFDQPDIKATYTMTAEAPAAWTIIGNMPEESASETDGARVTRFKATPLLSTYLFFVGGGEYRVWRAEHNGLPMAMYARASLAPFFDAERLFDETRAGLDYFNDYFGTPYPFEKYDHVFAPELGPGAMENPGAVTMNEFMIYRGAATEEDYRSRNNILLHEMAHMWFGNLVTMAWWNDLWLNESFATFSAYQAQEAIGAYGDIWARFHQSKGWAYYQDQLSTTHPVEVDVPWAQEAIANFDGITYAKGAAALKQLWFTAGADAYREGVSAYFRRYAWKNATRAQFIASVAEAAETSLDTWTERWIRTEGLSNISVTYGCEDGAIDSFEIHQTPYNAPQPSPHRTQVALFSFDDGGALKPYHTAPVSYDGARTPVPELGGQRCPDFVFPNYGDMDYGLFFLDANSLDTAREHLQAIDDPFVRRMVWGTLSHMVQHQRLGASELMDLLLQFIPQEGHPDLRAYLLGNHPTRDVFRAYLPLDARLAYAPRLSGMLWAGYENAAPDSDARLHWLDAFVATASRWEDTDRLRSLLQASRGVDQPRRWSVVKSLAALGEKDAEALIAAELERDPGDQGQRQAFAARGAIPTLAAKRAQWERLTDPALSLSLQRAGAGTFYNSLHPELAEAFEDAWFQYVLGRDWEEEQHRIGIWFGTLHPPIYTRAFLERSRAALENASLPARARRAWRESNDGIARMVAIREYEAAAQTP encoded by the coding sequence GTGAGGCCTTTCCGTTTCACGCCACTGCTTGCCGGCTTGCTGATCCTCACGGCGCTGAACGCGGCCGCCCTGGCCCGGGAGGATCGCGATGATCTTTCGCAGGCCTTTGCTGCGTTTCGCCGCGCGCAGGTTGCCGAGGCCACGTATGAAATCCATTTCACATTCCGGGAGAAGTCGAAGACCTTCGACGGACGCACGACGATCCATGTAACACTGAACCGGACGGATGCGCCGTTGAGCATCGATCTGCGGGCGGAGTCGCTCGACGCGGTGTATGTGGATGGTTCGCGGATCCCGGATATTGTACGGCGGAACGGGAGTTTTGATATCCCGTCACGCCACCTGCGGGAGGGGCCGATGGCGATTTCGGTGGCGTATACGGCGGCCTATTCCAATAGCCGGGATGGGCTGTGCCACTTTACGGATCCGCTGGACGGGCGGGAGTATTTCTATACGAACCTCGAACCGTATGCGGCGCATTACGTATTTCCGTGTTTCGACCAGCCGGATATCAAGGCCACGTATACAATGACGGCGGAGGCGCCGGCGGCGTGGACGATCATCGGCAACATGCCCGAGGAATCCGCGTCGGAGACGGATGGCGCGCGCGTCACGCGCTTCAAGGCGACCCCGCTGCTCAGCACCTATCTCTTCTTCGTCGGTGGCGGAGAGTACCGGGTCTGGCGGGCGGAGCACAACGGGCTTCCGATGGCGATGTACGCGCGCGCGTCACTGGCCCCCTTTTTTGACGCGGAGCGGCTTTTCGACGAGACCCGCGCCGGTTTGGACTATTTCAACGACTATTTTGGCACGCCGTATCCCTTTGAGAAGTACGATCACGTATTCGCGCCGGAGCTCGGCCCGGGGGCGATGGAGAATCCCGGGGCGGTGACGATGAACGAATTCATGATTTACCGGGGCGCGGCGACGGAGGAGGATTACCGGAGCCGGAACAACATCCTGCTGCACGAGATGGCGCACATGTGGTTTGGCAACCTGGTGACGATGGCGTGGTGGAACGATCTCTGGCTGAACGAGAGTTTCGCAACCTTCTCGGCGTACCAGGCGCAAGAGGCGATTGGCGCGTACGGCGATATCTGGGCGCGCTTCCACCAGTCGAAAGGCTGGGCGTACTACCAGGATCAATTGAGCACGACCCACCCGGTGGAGGTCGATGTGCCGTGGGCGCAGGAAGCCATCGCGAATTTCGATGGGATTACGTACGCCAAGGGCGCGGCGGCGCTGAAGCAATTGTGGTTCACGGCCGGCGCGGACGCGTACCGCGAGGGTGTGTCGGCGTATTTCCGCCGCTACGCGTGGAAGAACGCGACGCGCGCGCAGTTCATCGCCTCGGTGGCGGAGGCCGCGGAAACGTCCCTCGATACATGGACGGAGCGCTGGATCCGGACCGAGGGCCTGAGCAACATTTCAGTTACCTATGGCTGTGAAGACGGCGCGATCGATTCCTTCGAGATACACCAGACGCCGTATAACGCACCGCAGCCGTCGCCGCACCGTACGCAAGTTGCGCTTTTCTCTTTTGACGATGGGGGCGCGCTGAAGCCCTATCACACCGCGCCGGTCTCCTACGATGGCGCGCGCACGCCTGTACCGGAACTTGGGGGACAGCGCTGCCCGGACTTTGTCTTTCCAAACTACGGCGACATGGACTACGGCCTGTTTTTTCTCGACGCGAATTCGCTCGACACCGCGCGCGAACACCTCCAGGCCATTGACGATCCGTTTGTGCGCCGCATGGTGTGGGGAACGCTCTCGCACATGGTGCAGCACCAGCGCCTGGGCGCGTCGGAACTGATGGATTTGCTGCTCCAATTTATCCCGCAGGAAGGACACCCGGATCTGCGCGCGTATCTCCTGGGGAACCACCCGACGCGCGACGTGTTCCGGGCCTATCTGCCGCTCGACGCGCGCCTCGCGTATGCGCCGCGGCTTTCCGGGATGCTCTGGGCGGGCTACGAAAACGCGGCGCCTGATTCCGACGCGCGCCTGCACTGGCTGGACGCCTTCGTCGCCACGGCATCGCGATGGGAGGACACCGATCGGCTGCGATCATTGCTGCAGGCCTCCCGTGGGGTGGACCAGCCTCGGCGCTGGAGCGTGGTGAAAAGCCTCGCCGCGCTCGGGGAGAAGGATGCGGAAGCGCTTATTGCGGCGGAGCTTGAACGGGATCCCGGGGACCAGGGCCAACGGCAGGCTTTCGCGGCGCGCGGCGCGATTCCGACGCTCGCGGCCAAGCGCGCGCAATGGGAACGGCTGACCGATCCGGCGCTGTCGCTCTCGCTGCAACGCGCGGGCGCCGGGACGTTTTACAACAGCCTCCACCCGGAGCTTGCCGAGGCATTCGAGGACGCGTGGTTCCAGTATGTGCTGGGGCGCGACTGGGAGGAGGAGCAGCACCGGATCGGCATCTGGTTCGGGACGCTTCACCCGCCAATCTACACGCGCGCGTTTCTTGAGCGGAGCCGGGCAGCGCTGGAAAACGCGTCGCTGCCGGCGCGTGCGCGGCGGGCGTGGCGGGAGTCGAACGACGGCATCGCGCGGATGGTCGCGATCCGGGAGTACGAGGCGGCGGCGCAAACACCGTAA